In Pseudomonas fluorescens, the following are encoded in one genomic region:
- the fadD1 gene encoding long-chain-fatty-acid--CoA ligase FadD1: MIEDFWKDKYPAGIAVDINPDEYPNIQAVLKQSCQRFANKPAFSNLGKTLTYGELYELSGAFAAYLQQHTDLQPGDRIAVQLPNVLQYPVAVFGAIRAGLIVVNTNPLYTAREMEHQFNDSGAKALVCLANMAHLAETVVPKTGVKHVIVTEVADLLPPLKRLLINSVIKYVKKMVPAYHLPKAVKFNDVLSKGLGQPVAEANPASGDVAVLQYTGGTTGVAKGAMLTHRNLVANMLQCKALMGSNLNEGCEILITPLPLYHIYAFTFHCMAMMLIGNHNILISNPRDLPAMVKELSKWKFSGFVGLNTLFVALCNNEGFRKLDFSALKVTLSGGMALQLAAAERWKAVTGCAICEGYGMTETSPVATVNPIQHIQVGTIGIPVPSTLCKIINDAGVEQPLGEIGELCVKGPQVMKGYWQRQEATDEILDSEGWLKTGDIALIQPDGYMRIVDRKKDMILVSGFNVYPNELEDVLATLPGVLQCAAIGIPDEKSGEAIKIFIVAKPGVNLTKEQVMEHMRANVTGYKVPRSVEFRDALPTTNVGKILRRELRDEELKKINAKKATA; the protein is encoded by the coding sequence ATGATCGAAGACTTTTGGAAGGATAAGTACCCAGCTGGGATTGCTGTCGACATCAATCCAGACGAGTATCCGAATATTCAGGCAGTGTTGAAGCAATCCTGCCAACGCTTCGCCAACAAGCCGGCATTCAGCAACCTGGGCAAGACACTCACCTACGGTGAACTGTACGAATTGTCCGGTGCGTTTGCCGCTTACCTGCAACAGCATACCGATTTGCAGCCTGGCGATCGAATCGCCGTGCAACTGCCCAACGTGTTGCAGTACCCGGTAGCCGTCTTCGGTGCAATCCGCGCCGGGCTGATCGTGGTCAACACCAACCCGCTCTACACCGCGCGGGAAATGGAACACCAATTCAACGACTCCGGTGCCAAAGCCCTGGTCTGCCTGGCCAACATGGCGCACCTGGCGGAAACCGTGGTGCCGAAAACCGGCGTCAAGCACGTGATCGTCACCGAAGTCGCTGACCTGCTGCCGCCGCTCAAGCGTCTGCTGATCAACAGCGTCATCAAGTACGTGAAGAAGATGGTGCCGGCCTATCACTTGCCCAAGGCCGTCAAGTTCAACGACGTGCTGAGCAAAGGCCTGGGCCAGCCAGTGGCGGAAGCCAACCCGGCCAGCGGTGATGTCGCGGTGCTGCAATACACTGGCGGCACCACCGGCGTGGCCAAGGGCGCGATGCTGACCCACCGCAACCTGGTGGCGAACATGCTGCAGTGCAAGGCGCTGATGGGTTCCAACCTCAATGAAGGTTGCGAGATCCTGATCACGCCGCTGCCGCTGTACCACATCTATGCGTTCACCTTTCATTGCATGGCGATGATGCTGATCGGCAACCACAACATCCTGATCAGCAACCCGCGCGACCTGCCGGCGATGGTCAAGGAACTGTCGAAGTGGAAGTTCAGCGGCTTCGTCGGCCTGAACACGCTGTTCGTGGCCCTGTGCAACAACGAAGGCTTCCGCAAGCTGGATTTCTCCGCGCTGAAAGTTACCTTGTCGGGCGGTATGGCCCTGCAACTGGCCGCGGCCGAACGCTGGAAAGCGGTGACCGGTTGCGCCATTTGCGAAGGCTACGGGATGACCGAAACCAGCCCGGTGGCGACGGTGAACCCGATCCAGCACATCCAGGTCGGCACCATCGGCATTCCGGTGCCGTCGACCCTGTGCAAAATCATCAACGATGCCGGTGTCGAGCAGCCTCTGGGCGAAATCGGCGAACTGTGCGTGAAGGGTCCGCAAGTCATGAAGGGTTACTGGCAGCGCCAGGAAGCCACGGATGAAATCCTCGACAGCGAAGGCTGGTTGAAGACCGGTGACATCGCGCTGATCCAGCCCGATGGCTACATGCGCATTGTCGATCGCAAGAAAGACATGATCCTGGTGTCCGGTTTCAACGTGTACCCGAACGAACTTGAAGACGTGCTGGCCACCCTGCCGGGCGTGCTGCAATGCGCGGCCATCGGTATACCGGACGAGAAGTCGGGCGAGGCGATCAAGATTTTCATCGTCGCCAAGCCGGGCGTGAACCTGACCAAGGAACAGGTGATGGAGCACATGCGCGCCAACGTCACCGGCTACAAGGTCCCGCGCTCCGTGGAGTTCCGCGATGCGCTGCCGACCACCAACGTCGGCAAGATCCTGCGTCGTGAATTGCGCGATGAAGAGTTGAAGAAGATCAACGCGAAGAAAGCCACCGCGTAA
- the fadD2 gene encoding long-chain-fatty-acid--CoA ligase FadD2 produces the protein MQPDFWNDKRPAGVPLDIDLGTYKSVIEVFERSCKKFADRPAFSNMGVTLTYAELERQSAAFAGYLQAHTDLVPGDRIAVQMPNVLHYPIAVFGALRAGLIVVNTNPLYTAREMRHQFKDSGARALVYLNMFGQKVQEVLPDTDIQYLIEAKMGDLMPTAKGWLVNTVVSKVKKMVPDYSLPQAVSFKSALRKGRGLGIKPLKVGLDDIAVLQYTGGTTGLAKGAMLTHGNLVANMQQARACLSQSASDGQPLLREGQEVMIAPLPLYHIYAFTANCMCMMVTGNHNVLITNPRDIGGFIKELKNWRFSALLGLNTLFVALMDHPDFKTLDFSSLKLTNSGGTALVKATAERWEQLTGCRITEGYGLTETSPVACTNPYGSQSRIGTVGMPVPGTTLKVISDDGVEQPLGERGELCIKGPQIMKGYWQKPDATAEVLDAEGWFKSGDIAVIDPDGFVRIVDRKKDMIIVSGFNVYPNEIEDVVMAHPNVANCAVIGVPDERSGEAVKLFVVAREAGVSLEELKAYCKENFTAYKVPKHIVLRESLPMTPVGKILRRELRDIA, from the coding sequence ATGCAACCTGATTTCTGGAATGACAAACGCCCGGCCGGCGTACCCCTGGACATCGATCTGGGAACCTACAAGTCGGTGATCGAGGTGTTCGAGCGTTCCTGCAAGAAGTTTGCTGACCGCCCTGCGTTCAGCAACATGGGCGTGACCCTGACCTACGCCGAACTGGAGCGCCAGAGCGCCGCCTTCGCCGGCTACCTGCAAGCCCACACCGACCTGGTGCCTGGGGACCGCATTGCGGTGCAGATGCCCAATGTCCTGCATTACCCGATTGCCGTGTTCGGCGCCTTGCGCGCCGGGTTGATCGTGGTCAACACCAACCCGCTGTACACCGCGCGGGAAATGCGTCATCAGTTCAAGGACTCCGGTGCCCGGGCGCTGGTGTACCTGAACATGTTCGGCCAGAAAGTCCAGGAAGTGCTGCCCGACACCGATATCCAGTACCTGATCGAAGCGAAGATGGGCGACCTGATGCCCACCGCCAAGGGGTGGCTGGTCAACACTGTGGTGAGCAAGGTCAAGAAGATGGTCCCGGACTATTCCTTGCCCCAGGCCGTTTCCTTCAAGAGTGCGCTGCGCAAGGGCCGGGGCCTGGGTATCAAGCCGCTGAAGGTCGGCCTCGACGACATCGCCGTGCTGCAATACACCGGCGGCACCACGGGCCTGGCCAAGGGCGCGATGCTGACTCACGGCAACCTGGTGGCGAACATGCAACAGGCACGGGCCTGCCTCAGCCAGTCGGCCAGCGACGGTCAACCGCTGCTGCGCGAAGGCCAGGAGGTGATGATCGCGCCGCTGCCGCTGTACCACATCTATGCCTTCACGGCGAACTGCATGTGCATGATGGTGACCGGCAACCACAACGTGCTGATCACCAATCCGCGGGACATCGGCGGCTTCATCAAGGAACTGAAGAACTGGCGGTTTTCGGCGTTGTTGGGGCTCAACACGCTGTTCGTCGCGCTGATGGATCACCCGGACTTCAAGACCCTGGACTTCTCCAGCCTCAAGCTCACCAATTCCGGCGGTACTGCGCTGGTCAAGGCCACCGCCGAGCGGTGGGAACAACTGACCGGTTGCCGCATCACCGAAGGTTACGGCCTCACCGAAACTTCGCCGGTGGCCTGCACCAACCCCTACGGCAGCCAATCGCGGATCGGCACGGTCGGCATGCCGGTGCCGGGCACCACGCTGAAAGTCATCAGCGATGACGGCGTCGAACAACCGCTGGGTGAGCGTGGCGAACTGTGTATCAAAGGCCCGCAGATCATGAAGGGTTACTGGCAGAAACCTGATGCCACGGCCGAAGTGCTGGATGCCGAGGGCTGGTTCAAGTCCGGTGACATTGCGGTGATCGACCCGGACGGTTTCGTGCGCATCGTTGACCGCAAGAAGGACATGATCATTGTCTCGGGTTTCAACGTATACCCGAACGAAATCGAAGACGTCGTGATGGCTCACCCGAACGTTGCCAACTGTGCGGTCATCGGTGTGCCCGACGAGCGGTCGGGGGAGGCGGTGAAGTTGTTCGTGGTGGCCCGTGAGGCAGGGGTCAGCCTTGAAGAGCTGAAGGCTTACTGCAAGGAGAACTTCACGGCGTACAAAGTACCGAAGCACATCGTGCTGCGTGAGTCGTTGCCGATGACGCCGGTGGGCAAGATTTTGCGGCGGGAGTTGCGTGATATCGCCTGA
- a CDS encoding alpha/beta hydrolase has translation MIHDTFWLTTSDHSRLFVNQWLPDGSLKAMILLAHGMAEHSGRYGPLAEKLCEQGYGVCAPDLRGHGKTAENGTLGHFADDDGWCKVVSDLACLNQHIGQQHPGVAIVLLGHSMGSYIAQAYLLHHSASLHGAILSGSNFQPVALYRAARQIARLERLRQGCKGRSALIEWLSFGSFNNKFKPARTPFDWLSRDPAQVDLYVNDPLCGFRCTNQLWIDLLGGLQQISKASNLAQIDPGLPLLVIGGECDPVSEGKRLKDLADALRAAGSQHLQLTVYPQARHELFNESNRDEIIADVLNWIAQALSAPRPHRSE, from the coding sequence ATGATCCATGACACTTTCTGGCTGACCACCAGCGACCACAGCCGCCTCTTCGTCAACCAGTGGCTTCCCGACGGCAGCCTCAAGGCAATGATTCTGCTGGCCCACGGCATGGCCGAACACAGCGGTCGCTATGGTCCCCTGGCGGAAAAACTCTGTGAACAGGGCTATGGCGTGTGCGCGCCGGACCTGCGTGGACATGGCAAAACTGCCGAAAACGGGACCCTCGGGCATTTCGCCGATGACGATGGCTGGTGCAAGGTCGTGAGCGACCTGGCCTGCCTCAACCAGCACATCGGCCAGCAGCACCCTGGCGTTGCGATCGTGCTGCTCGGTCACAGCATGGGCAGTTACATCGCCCAGGCCTATCTGCTGCACCACAGTGCCAGCCTGCACGGGGCAATCCTCAGCGGCTCGAACTTCCAGCCCGTGGCGCTTTATCGCGCGGCGCGGCAAATCGCCCGTCTCGAACGCCTGCGCCAGGGCTGCAAGGGACGCAGCGCATTGATCGAATGGCTGTCGTTCGGCTCGTTCAACAACAAATTCAAACCGGCACGCACGCCATTCGACTGGCTCAGCCGTGATCCGGCGCAGGTCGATCTGTACGTCAACGACCCGCTCTGCGGTTTCCGTTGCACCAATCAACTGTGGATCGACTTGCTCGGCGGCTTGCAGCAAATCAGCAAAGCGTCCAATCTCGCCCAGATCGACCCGGGCCTGCCGTTGCTGGTGATTGGCGGCGAATGTGATCCGGTGAGCGAAGGCAAACGTCTCAAGGATCTGGCCGACGCATTGCGGGCGGCCGGCAGCCAGCACCTGCAACTGACCGTTTACCCGCAGGCGCGGCACGAACTGTTCAACGAGAGCAACCGCGATGAAATCATCGCCGATGTACTGAACTGGATCGCACAGGCCTTGAGCGCTCCTCGGCCGCACCGATCCGAATAG
- a CDS encoding MaoC family dehydratase, with protein sequence MTQVTNTPYEALEVGQTASFSKTVEERDIQLFAAMSGDHNPVHLDAEYAASTMFKERIAHGMFSGALISAAVACELPGPGTIYIGQQMSFQKPVKIGDTLTVRLEILEKLPKFRVRIATRVFNQRDELVVDGEAEILAPRKQQSVTLTELPAISIG encoded by the coding sequence ATGACCCAGGTTACCAACACCCCTTACGAAGCCCTCGAAGTCGGCCAGACCGCCAGTTTCAGCAAGACAGTCGAAGAGCGCGACATCCAGTTGTTCGCTGCGATGTCCGGCGATCACAACCCGGTGCACCTGGATGCCGAATACGCCGCCAGCACCATGTTCAAGGAACGCATCGCCCACGGCATGTTCAGCGGCGCGTTGATCAGCGCGGCGGTCGCCTGCGAATTGCCTGGACCGGGGACCATCTACATCGGCCAGCAAATGAGCTTTCAGAAACCGGTGAAGATCGGCGACACCCTGACCGTGCGCCTGGAAATCCTGGAAAAACTGCCAAAGTTTCGCGTGCGCATCGCTACTCGCGTGTTCAACCAGCGCGATGAACTGGTGGTGGATGGCGAGGCGGAAATCCTCGCACCACGCAAGCAACAGAGCGTGACGTTGACGGAGCTGCCGGCAATCAGCATCGGCTGA
- a CDS encoding PA2169 family four-helix-bundle protein: protein MTDMNKEAISVLNDLIETSKDGQAGFKTCAEDIKHPELKTLFIKRSTDCGTAAAELQSAVRSMGGDPQTSTSVSGDLHRRWVDVKSMFTGKGEEAVLNEAERGEDHALKAYRDAMEKINKHNLVGIRDLVERQYHGVQRNHDQVKALRNQARARS, encoded by the coding sequence ATGACCGACATGAATAAAGAAGCGATTTCTGTACTCAACGACCTGATTGAAACCAGCAAGGACGGTCAGGCCGGGTTCAAGACTTGCGCTGAAGACATCAAGCATCCTGAACTCAAAACCTTGTTCATCAAGCGTTCGACCGATTGTGGGACGGCCGCAGCGGAATTGCAGTCTGCCGTGCGCTCGATGGGGGGTGATCCGCAAACCTCCACCAGTGTCAGCGGCGACCTGCACCGGCGTTGGGTCGACGTGAAGTCGATGTTCACCGGCAAGGGCGAGGAGGCTGTACTCAATGAAGCCGAGCGCGGTGAAGACCATGCGTTGAAGGCTTACCGCGACGCCATGGAGAAAATCAACAAGCACAATCTGGTGGGCATTCGCGACCTGGTTGAGCGTCAGTACCACGGTGTGCAACGTAACCACGATCAGGTAAAAGCCCTGCGTAACCAGGCGCGTGCACGTTCGTAA
- a CDS encoding DUF3820 family protein — MNPEKLELLITREMPFGKYKGRIIADLPGPYLNWFAREGFPHGELGGLLALMQEIDHNGLSDLLEPLRAKHGKPAPRH, encoded by the coding sequence ATGAACCCTGAAAAGCTCGAACTGCTGATCACCCGCGAAATGCCCTTCGGCAAGTACAAGGGTCGAATCATTGCCGACCTGCCCGGCCCTTACCTGAACTGGTTCGCCCGGGAGGGTTTCCCTCACGGCGAGTTGGGCGGCCTGCTGGCCCTGATGCAGGAAATCGATCACAACGGTTTGTCGGACTTGCTCGAACCGCTGCGCGCCAAACACGGCAAACCTGCCCCGCGCCACTGA
- a CDS encoding aminotransferase class V-fold PLP-dependent enzyme has product MPDNTRRARDEAVWQTFADRYDVEPGPLNLENGYFARMSRTVVEEYQRNIELINRSNSVYVRQRYEQGDSLKIRAQLARLIGVPADSIALTRNASEGLQSLIRNYNRLQPGDQVLVCDLEYDTVKGAMRWLARNRGVEVIEIEHAHPATFDSLLNTYREAFARHPRLKLMALTHVTHRTGLVMPVQAIAAAAKEHGIDVILDGAHALGQLEFDLTELGIAFAGYNLHKWIGAPLTLGFIYIAPERLVDIDPDMGEMHFPPTDIRARTSYSTPNIPALLTLPLVLEEHWAMGGAAAKDARLNYLRNRWVGAARRLPGVEVLTPDDPRLYCGITSMRFTRHTDQQTMVQRLLNEYNLFTVTRSGAACGPCIRITPGLTTTAADMDLLARALTELG; this is encoded by the coding sequence ATGCCCGACAACACCCGCCGCGCCCGTGATGAAGCCGTCTGGCAAACCTTTGCCGACCGCTACGATGTCGAACCTGGCCCGCTCAACCTGGAGAACGGTTACTTCGCACGCATGTCGCGCACGGTGGTCGAGGAATACCAGCGCAACATCGAGCTGATCAACCGCAGCAATTCGGTGTACGTGCGCCAGCGTTACGAACAGGGCGACAGCCTGAAGATCCGCGCGCAACTGGCCAGGCTGATTGGCGTACCCGCCGACAGCATCGCCCTGACCCGCAACGCCTCGGAAGGTTTGCAGTCGCTGATCCGCAACTACAACCGGCTGCAGCCCGGCGATCAGGTACTGGTTTGCGATCTGGAATACGACACGGTCAAAGGCGCCATGCGCTGGCTGGCGCGTAATCGCGGCGTTGAAGTGATCGAGATCGAACACGCACACCCGGCCACCTTCGACAGCCTGCTCAATACCTATCGGGAAGCCTTCGCACGGCATCCGCGGCTGAAGCTGATGGCCCTGACCCACGTCACCCATCGCACGGGGCTGGTGATGCCGGTGCAGGCGATTGCAGCCGCTGCGAAGGAGCATGGCATCGATGTCATCCTCGACGGGGCCCATGCTCTCGGCCAACTCGAATTCGACCTGACCGAACTGGGTATCGCCTTCGCCGGCTACAACCTGCACAAGTGGATCGGCGCACCACTGACGCTCGGCTTTATCTACATCGCTCCCGAACGCCTGGTCGACATCGACCCGGACATGGGCGAGATGCATTTTCCGCCCACTGACATTCGTGCCCGTACCTCGTACAGCACCCCCAACATCCCGGCGCTGCTGACCCTGCCGCTGGTGCTTGAAGAACATTGGGCGATGGGTGGTGCTGCGGCCAAGGATGCGCGGCTCAATTATCTGCGCAACCGCTGGGTCGGTGCGGCGCGGCGGTTGCCGGGCGTCGAAGTCCTGACTCCGGATGACCCGCGCCTGTATTGCGGCATCACTTCGATGCGTTTTACCCGGCATACCGACCAGCAAACCATGGTTCAGCGCCTGCTCAATGAATACAACCTGTTCACCGTGACCCGCAGTGGCGCGGCATGCGGTCCGTGCATCCGCATTACACCGGGGCTTACCACCACGGCGGCCGACATGGATTTGTTGGCCAGGGCACTGACTGAACTGGGCTGA
- a CDS encoding intradiol ring-cleavage dioxygenase, with amino-acid sequence MDATTSDAPAAPVYLLSPEQIAGPYFRNPKLIRRNISEGAEGVPLVLRLTIVDAMTGEPVPDALVDIWHCNARGAYSGWSKINPDVEVDTGDIGAVPRTDDDTYLRGGQFTDKSGIVRFTTIYPGFYAGRALHIHVAVRITAGNNYLQERHVAWVGQLYLPEVTSRSVLGSRPYSGRAVPVLTNDQDFFYTTMGGEESTLSVHTLGRDSAEDGYFGQMTIGIDTFAVSTQIRPEDFDKYTV; translated from the coding sequence ATGGACGCTACCACCTCAGATGCACCCGCTGCACCGGTTTACCTGCTGTCCCCCGAACAGATTGCCGGCCCGTACTTCCGCAACCCCAAACTGATCCGCAGAAACATCAGCGAAGGCGCCGAAGGCGTTCCGTTGGTGTTGCGGCTGACCATTGTCGATGCCATGACCGGTGAGCCGGTCCCCGATGCGCTGGTGGATATCTGGCACTGCAATGCCCGCGGTGCCTATTCGGGCTGGAGCAAGATCAACCCGGACGTCGAGGTCGATACCGGTGACATCGGCGCCGTCCCGCGCACCGATGACGATACCTACCTGCGCGGCGGGCAGTTCACCGACAAGTCGGGCATCGTGCGCTTTACCACGATCTATCCGGGTTTTTACGCCGGCCGCGCCTTGCACATTCACGTCGCCGTGCGCATCACGGCCGGTAACAACTATCTGCAAGAACGGCATGTCGCCTGGGTCGGACAGCTTTACCTGCCTGAGGTGACCTCGCGCTCGGTACTCGGCAGTCGACCGTACAGCGGCCGAGCCGTGCCGGTACTGACCAACGATCAGGACTTTTTCTATACAACCATGGGCGGTGAAGAATCGACCTTGAGCGTGCACACCCTGGGGCGGGATTCGGCCGAAGACGGATACTTCGGGCAGATGACGATCGGCATCGACACGTTCGCCGTGTCGACACAGATCAGGCCCGAGGACTTTGACAAATACACCGTCTGA
- a CDS encoding bifunctional 4-hydroxy-2-oxoglutarate aldolase/2-dehydro-3-deoxy-phosphogluconate aldolase: MTNPSPTVSMADKVALIDSICAKARILPVITIAREQDVLPLADALAAGGLTALEVTLRSQFGLKAIQILREQRPELVTGAGTVLDRHMLAAAEAAGSQFIVTPGITRDLLDASVASPIPLLPGISNASGIMEGYGLGYRRFKLFPAEVSGGVAAIKALGGPFGEVKFCPTGGVGPANIKSYMALKNVMCVGGSWMLDPEWIKNGDWARIQECTAEALALLD; encoded by the coding sequence ATGACAAACCCATCCCCGACCGTTTCCATGGCGGACAAAGTTGCTCTGATCGACAGCATCTGCGCGAAAGCGCGGATTCTGCCGGTGATCACCATCGCCCGCGAGCAAGACGTTCTGCCGCTGGCTGACGCCCTCGCGGCCGGTGGACTGACGGCCCTGGAAGTGACCCTGCGCTCGCAATTCGGCCTCAAGGCCATCCAGATTCTGCGCGAGCAGCGTCCGGAGCTGGTGACCGGTGCCGGCACCGTGCTGGATCGCCACATGCTGGCGGCGGCGGAAGCGGCCGGCTCGCAATTCATCGTCACGCCGGGTATCACCCGTGATCTGCTGGACGCCAGCGTCGCCAGCCCGATTCCACTGTTGCCGGGCATCAGCAATGCCTCGGGCATCATGGAAGGCTATGGTCTGGGGTATCGCCGCTTCAAGCTGTTCCCGGCCGAAGTCAGCGGCGGCGTTGCAGCCATCAAGGCTTTGGGCGGCCCGTTCGGCGAAGTGAAATTCTGCCCGACCGGCGGCGTGGGACCTGCCAACATCAAGAGCTACATGGCGTTGAAAAACGTCATGTGCGTGGGCGGTAGCTGGATGCTTGATCCGGAGTGGATCAAGAACGGCGACTGGGCCCGCATTCAGGAATGCACCGCCGAGGCTTTGGCGCTGCTGGACTGA
- the pgl gene encoding 6-phosphogluconolactonase, which produces MAISDLKLPQGVSAHAYKSPVLLAESLALNVAKQLSDAIDAQGTATLVVSGGRSPVAFFQHLAKQTLDWSSVVVSLADERWVPVEHADSNAGLIKRYLLQGPAAKAQFLSLYSASANLEQAAEQADRLLSELPVIDVLILGMGDDGHTASLFPNSPNLAEALQSDGVRRCWPMLAPTVPHQRLTMSRALLASAKHKVLSISGQSKLTTLSFALAGDDVAEMPVRAFLQPTLEIYWCP; this is translated from the coding sequence ATGGCGATATCTGATTTGAAACTGCCGCAGGGCGTCAGCGCCCATGCATACAAGAGCCCGGTGCTGCTGGCTGAAAGCCTGGCACTGAACGTGGCGAAACAACTGAGCGACGCGATCGACGCCCAGGGCACTGCGACCCTGGTGGTTTCCGGTGGCCGCAGCCCGGTGGCGTTTTTCCAGCACCTGGCCAAGCAGACGCTGGACTGGTCGAGCGTGGTGGTCAGCTTGGCCGATGAGCGCTGGGTGCCGGTGGAGCATGCCGACAGCAACGCGGGTCTGATCAAGCGATATCTGTTGCAAGGTCCCGCGGCCAAGGCTCAATTCCTGAGCCTGTACAGCGCCAGTGCCAACCTTGAACAGGCGGCCGAGCAGGCTGACCGGTTGCTGTCCGAGCTGCCGGTGATCGATGTGCTGATTCTCGGCATGGGTGATGACGGCCACACCGCGTCGCTGTTCCCCAACAGCCCGAACCTTGCCGAGGCATTGCAGTCCGATGGCGTCCGTCGTTGCTGGCCGATGCTGGCGCCGACCGTGCCGCATCAGCGCCTGACCATGAGCCGCGCGCTGCTGGCCTCGGCCAAGCATAAGGTTCTATCGATTTCCGGTCAGTCCAAGCTGACCACCCTGAGTTTCGCGCTGGCCGGTGACGATGTCGCCGAAATGCCGGTGCGCGCATTTCTGCAACCCACGTTAGAGATTTACTGGTGCCCATGA
- the zwf gene encoding glucose-6-phosphate dehydrogenase, protein MLSITVEPCTFTLFGALGDLALRKLFPALYQLDGAGLLHEDTRIIALAREPGSEQEHLAFITSELRRYVGAKELDEAVVERFLARLSYLHVDFLNPDDYVALAESAGSSQRVIAYFATPAAVYGAICENLAKVGLAQNTRVVLEKPIGSDLESSRKVNDSVAQFFPENRTYRIDHYLGKETVQNLIALRFANSLFETQWNQNYISHVEITVAEKVGIEGRWGYFDKAGQLRDMIQNHLLQLLCLIAMDPPADLSADSIRDEKVKVLKALAPISPEGLTTQVVRGQYIAGYSEGKAVPGYLEEPNSNTQSDTETFVALRADIRNWRWAGVPFYLRTGKRMPQKLSQIVIHFKEPSHYIFAPEQRLQISNKLIIRLQPDEGISLRVMTKDQGLDKGMQLRSGPLQLNFSDTWSSARIPDAYERLLLEVMRGNQNLFVRKDEIEAAWKWCDQLIAGWKKSGDAPKPYAAGSWGPMSSIALITRDGRSWYGDI, encoded by the coding sequence ATGCTCTCGATTACGGTTGAACCGTGCACCTTTACCTTGTTCGGCGCCCTTGGCGATCTGGCCTTGCGCAAGCTGTTTCCTGCCCTTTATCAACTCGACGGCGCCGGCCTGTTGCACGAGGACACGCGAATCATCGCGCTGGCCCGTGAGCCGGGCAGCGAGCAGGAACACCTGGCGTTCATCACCTCCGAGCTGCGCCGCTATGTCGGTGCCAAAGAGCTGGACGAAGCCGTGGTCGAGCGCTTTCTGGCGCGCCTGAGCTACCTGCACGTCGACTTCCTCAACCCCGATGATTATGTGGCCCTGGCCGAATCCGCCGGCAGTTCGCAGCGGGTCATCGCCTACTTTGCGACCCCGGCCGCCGTGTATGGCGCGATTTGCGAGAACCTGGCCAAAGTCGGCCTGGCGCAAAACACCCGTGTGGTGCTGGAAAAGCCCATCGGTTCGGACCTGGAATCCTCGCGCAAGGTCAACGACTCCGTAGCGCAGTTCTTCCCGGAGAACCGCACCTACCGCATCGACCACTATCTGGGTAAAGAGACCGTCCAGAACCTGATCGCCCTGCGTTTCGCCAACAGCCTGTTCGAAACCCAGTGGAACCAGAACTACATTTCCCACGTGGAAATCACCGTGGCCGAGAAGGTCGGTATCGAAGGCCGCTGGGGTTACTTCGACAAGGCCGGCCAGCTGCGGGACATGATCCAGAATCACCTGCTGCAGTTGCTCTGCCTGATCGCCATGGACCCGCCGGCCGACCTGTCCGCCGACAGCATCCGCGACGAGAAGGTCAAAGTGCTCAAGGCCCTGGCGCCGATCAGCCCGGAAGGCCTGACCACTCAAGTGGTGCGCGGCCAGTACATCGCCGGCTACAGCGAAGGCAAAGCGGTACCGGGGTACCTGGAAGAACCCAACTCCAACACCCAGAGCGACACCGAAACCTTTGTCGCCCTGCGTGCCGACATCCGCAACTGGCGCTGGGCCGGCGTGCCGTTTTACCTGCGTACCGGCAAGCGCATGCCGCAGAAGCTGTCGCAGATCGTCATCCACTTCAAGGAACCGTCGCACTACATCTTCGCTCCCGAGCAGCGCCTGCAAATCAGCAACAAGCTGATTATCCGCCTGCAACCGGACGAAGGCATTTCCTTGCGTGTCATGACCAAAGACCAAGGCCTGGACAAGGGCATGCAGCTGCGCAGCGGTCCGTTGCAGCTGAATTTTTCCGACACCTGGAGCAGCGCACGGATTCCCGATGCCTACGAGCGGTTGTTGCTGGAAGTGATGCGCGGCAATCAGAACCTGTTTGTCCGTAAAGATGAAATCGAAGCCGCGTGGAAATGGTGTGACCAGTTGATCGCCGGGTGGAAAAAATCCGGTGATGCGCCCAAGCCGTACGCGGCCGGGTCCTGGGGGCCGATGAGCTCCATTGCACTGATTACGCGGGACGGGAGGTCGTGGTATGGCGATATCTGA